A single region of the Arthrobacter sp. zg-Y820 genome encodes:
- a CDS encoding WXG100 family type VII secretion target translates to MAIVSVDSEALDAKSAEVRGTIDRLQSDINRMQSGLQSLSESWQGQASANFQSLVAEWRSTQAKVEESLTNINQALGYASVQYAETEAANVALFRH, encoded by the coding sequence ATGGCAATAGTCTCAGTGGACAGCGAGGCCCTGGATGCAAAAAGCGCCGAGGTCCGAGGCACGATCGATCGGTTGCAGTCGGATATCAACCGGATGCAGTCCGGGCTGCAGTCACTCAGCGAGTCATGGCAGGGGCAGGCCTCGGCGAACTTCCAGTCGCTGGTCGCGGAATGGCGCAGCACGCAGGCCAAGGTGGAGGAATCCCTGACTAACATCAATCAAGCACTGGGCTATGCCTCGGTGCAGTACGCCGAAACTGAGGCCGCCAACGTCGCATTGTTCCGCCACTGA
- a CDS encoding DUF3263 domain-containing protein, translated as MDGTVDPDSPLGEQEQQMLALERAWWKYAGAKEQAIRELFGMSATRYYQVLNALIDTEDALAHDPMLVKRLRRLRTTRQRARTARRSGSDV; from the coding sequence ATGGACGGCACGGTTGACCCCGACAGTCCGCTCGGGGAACAGGAACAGCAGATGCTCGCGCTGGAGCGGGCCTGGTGGAAATACGCCGGGGCGAAGGAACAGGCCATCCGCGAGCTGTTCGGCATGTCCGCCACCCGTTATTACCAGGTCCTCAACGCGTTGATCGATACCGAGGACGCTCTGGCTCACGACCCGATGCTGGTCAAGAGACTGCGTAGACTACGTACCACCCGTCAGCGCGCGCGTACCGCCCGTCGTTCAGGCTCTGACGTCTAA
- a CDS encoding LytR C-terminal domain-containing protein: MSKYPRDEFDKVPETSSRQGVHRERLIPSRSGSLALIITVGVLALVLGLAAYFVLPRLGIGQGDGASAPASNSSTPAESPESRPAGTETAEPAPSASPTPSASPSPTPSPTPAAVVDRSQPVVVLNASGIGGLGANVSALIAADGWTTAQVANWGGTPLQTSVIFYGNAEQLPNAQELSRVLGIPNLRESPEFTLVTVAPGPGFQ; the protein is encoded by the coding sequence ATGAGCAAATATCCCCGGGATGAGTTTGACAAGGTTCCCGAGACGTCGTCGCGGCAGGGTGTCCACCGGGAACGGCTGATCCCCTCGCGGTCGGGCAGTCTCGCCCTGATCATTACCGTCGGAGTGCTGGCCCTGGTTCTTGGACTCGCTGCTTATTTCGTCCTGCCGCGCCTGGGCATCGGACAGGGCGACGGCGCTTCGGCGCCCGCCTCGAATTCGTCCACCCCCGCGGAAAGCCCGGAATCGCGGCCCGCTGGGACGGAAACGGCGGAGCCCGCACCGTCTGCCAGCCCCACGCCGAGCGCCTCGCCGAGCCCCACGCCGTCGCCGACCCCAGCAGCCGTCGTGGACCGGTCCCAGCCTGTGGTGGTGCTGAACGCAAGCGGCATCGGGGGACTCGGAGCCAACGTCTCGGCACTGATTGCGGCCGACGGCTGGACCACCGCACAGGTCGCCAACTGGGGCGGAACGCCCCTGCAAACGTCAGTCATTTTCTACGGCAACGCCGAGCAGCTGCCGAACGCGCAGGAGCTGTCGAGGGTACTGGGCATCCCCAACCTCCGCGAGTCCCCGGAGTTTACTTTGGTGACCGTCGCGCCCGGCCCCGGGTTCCAGTAA
- the groL gene encoding chaperonin GroEL (60 kDa chaperone family; promotes refolding of misfolded polypeptides especially under stressful conditions; forms two stacked rings of heptamers to form a barrel-shaped 14mer; ends can be capped by GroES; misfolded proteins enter the barrel where they are refolded when GroES binds), which produces MAKIIAFDEEARRGLERGLNILADAVKVTLGPRGRNVVLEKKWGAPTITNDGVSIAKEIELDDPYEKIGAELVKEVAKKTDDVAGDGTTTATVLAQALVKEGLRNVAAGADPLSLKRGIEKAVEAVTAELLSSAKEIETKEQIAATASISAGDQQIGDLIAEALDKVGKEGVITVEESNTFGLELELTEGMRFDKGYISGYFVTDAERQETVLEDPYILIVNSKISNVKDLVAVLEKIMQSGKPLLIIAEDVEGEALATLVVNKIRGTFKSVAVKAPGFGDRRKAQLADIAILTGGQVIAEEVGLKLENATLDLLGKARKVVVTKDETTIVEGAGDPEEIAGRVNQIRAEIENSDSDYDREKLQERLAKLAGGVAVIKAGAATEVELKERKHRIEDAVRNAKAAVEEGIVAGGGVALIQAGLKAFANLNLEGDEATGANIVRVAIDAPLKQIAFNAGMEPGVVVDKVRGLPEGWGLNAATGEYEDLLAAGVNDPVKVTRSALQNAASIAGLFLTTEAVVADKPEKAAPAMGGGDEMGGMGGMGGF; this is translated from the coding sequence ATGGCCAAGATCATTGCATTTGACGAAGAGGCCCGCCGCGGCCTTGAGCGCGGACTGAACATCCTCGCCGACGCCGTGAAGGTCACGCTGGGCCCGCGCGGCCGCAACGTGGTCCTCGAAAAGAAGTGGGGCGCACCCACCATCACGAACGACGGCGTTTCCATCGCCAAGGAGATCGAGCTCGACGATCCCTACGAAAAGATCGGCGCCGAGCTGGTCAAGGAAGTTGCCAAGAAGACTGACGATGTTGCCGGTGACGGCACCACCACGGCAACCGTCCTGGCCCAGGCCCTGGTCAAGGAAGGCCTGCGCAACGTTGCCGCCGGCGCCGACCCGCTGAGCCTGAAGCGCGGCATCGAGAAGGCTGTCGAGGCCGTCACGGCCGAGCTGCTGTCCTCTGCCAAGGAAATCGAAACCAAAGAGCAGATTGCTGCCACGGCTTCCATCTCCGCCGGTGACCAGCAGATCGGCGACCTGATCGCCGAAGCTCTGGACAAGGTCGGCAAGGAAGGCGTCATCACCGTCGAAGAGTCCAACACCTTCGGCCTTGAGCTTGAGCTCACGGAAGGTATGCGCTTCGACAAGGGTTACATCTCCGGATACTTCGTGACTGACGCTGAGCGCCAGGAAACGGTTCTGGAAGACCCGTACATCCTGATCGTCAACTCGAAGATCTCCAACGTCAAGGATCTCGTTGCGGTCCTCGAGAAGATCATGCAGTCCGGCAAGCCGCTGCTGATCATCGCCGAAGACGTTGAGGGCGAAGCCCTGGCGACGCTGGTTGTCAACAAGATCCGCGGCACGTTCAAGTCGGTTGCCGTCAAGGCTCCGGGCTTCGGCGACCGCCGCAAGGCCCAGCTCGCAGACATCGCCATCCTCACCGGTGGCCAGGTCATCGCCGAGGAAGTCGGCCTGAAGCTGGAAAACGCCACGCTGGACCTGCTGGGCAAGGCTCGCAAGGTCGTTGTCACCAAGGACGAGACCACGATCGTGGAAGGCGCCGGTGACCCCGAGGAAATCGCGGGCCGCGTCAACCAGATCCGTGCCGAGATCGAGAACTCCGATTCCGATTACGACCGCGAGAAGCTGCAGGAACGCCTGGCCAAGCTGGCCGGCGGCGTTGCAGTCATCAAGGCCGGCGCAGCCACTGAGGTTGAGCTGAAAGAGCGCAAGCACCGCATTGAGGACGCTGTCCGCAACGCCAAGGCTGCGGTTGAAGAAGGCATCGTCGCCGGTGGCGGCGTTGCCCTCATCCAGGCCGGCCTGAAGGCCTTCGCCAACCTCAACCTTGAGGGTGACGAAGCAACGGGCGCGAACATCGTGCGCGTAGCCATCGATGCTCCGCTGAAGCAGATCGCCTTCAACGCAGGCATGGAGCCGGGCGTTGTTGTCGACAAGGTTCGCGGCCTGCCCGAAGGCTGGGGCCTGAACGCTGCAACCGGCGAGTACGAAGACCTGCTGGCTGCCGGCGTCAATGACCCGGTAAAGGTGACCCGCTCTGCCCTGCAGAACGCGGCCTCCATCGCCGGTCTGTTCCTGACCACCGAAGCAGTGGTTGCCGACAAGCCCGAAAAGGCTGCACCGGCAATGGGCGGCGGCGACGAAATGGGCGGCATGGGCGGTATGGGCGGCTTCTAG
- a CDS encoding cold-shock protein, producing the protein MAQGIVKWFNGEKGYGFITLDEAQTDVFVHWSAIQASGYRTLEEGQRVEFEIGEGQKGPQAEDVRTV; encoded by the coding sequence ATGGCGCAGGGGATCGTCAAATGGTTCAACGGGGAAAAAGGGTACGGGTTCATCACGCTGGACGAGGCCCAGACGGATGTTTTCGTGCATTGGTCTGCGATCCAGGCGTCGGGGTACCGCACGCTGGAAGAAGGCCAGCGCGTGGAGTTTGAAATTGGAGAAGGCCAGAAAGGTCCGCAGGCGGAAGACGTGCGCACCGTTTAG